TAGACTTTCCATTATCTGTTGTATATTGAGACCTGAAGCGTGCGAGGGGTTTTTGAAAATCTTATCTTTCAAACTAGATAATCTAGACATTTTTTTATGTAGGTGTATAAACGTAGTTTGAGCCCAATGGAATCATAAGATAAATGGAGGAcataaaggtatttatgattatcgaaatatcaagcgaaaagtggtggaagcaaataCTTGGGAcatattactgtggaatcattaaaattcgtaaTGGCTCAATATTCGTGGAATTCATGGGTTGCCTTCTCCGacgaatttaaatcctcaacgaaaacaattttagaaagagttatctttgttactaAAACAGTAGGctacgcatccacgaaattacatccccacgaatgagcaaaaaagtcataatccacgaaaattggcctgatattttttaatatttcattttagaaCAAAGACCGTgacaatatatattaaaacatgaTTAAATAATTTGATCAAAAGAACATCACATTTTACTATAGACTTGATGCGTTTGTGTTATTAAAGCTGCTTTACAAAAAGTATAGCTATCATTCATTCATCATAAGCTTAACGCTCCTCATTCTTTCTGATGTTTCTGTTGTATTTGACGGAACTGTAAGAACGATTGACCATAGAACTTATATTTCTGTTTTGATGAATGGCGCTTCCATGCCTATTTTCGAGCTTTTTCTTAACTGTTTGTTTTCACAATCGTTGTTGTTTACTTGAGTTTTAGGGATGTTGTGGATGGCTTGAAAATTTCATAATCATTTGTCATTACGTCAGAGTACGAAGACAATTGTTTTGCGTTCTTAAAGTTAATATGATTGTAATTGTCAGAACCTCTGTACCAATGTCCGTATTCATTTAGACCCAATGTTCTGGGGCGTGTTAGTAGTGCTCTGGACTGGTTGGGTTGGTTTTTCGTTGTTCTATCATTTTTTAATGGAGATGTCACTCCTAGGAATTCGGGTGGCAAATTGTATGCACTTGGCGATGTGGCACCACCATTTTCAACCATACGAGATTCCCTGATATCATTATAAATCATGTCTTCTTGTCCATCTTTAATTTCATATGTGTCGACGTCATGTACAAACAAATACAGAAGAAATATAATGCACTAGAAATTAACATGTATAGaccaaaaaaaattcacagTACTAAACATCACTGATATATTTGTACCTGTACATCTTTTAAAAGGTTCCTTTTCCTTTGTTCTACAACAAATGAAATGCACAGAGTAATATATAGGAAACTAGCAATACAATTTAATAGTTTATGGGATATAAATAGGAGACTGTTGAAGTAGATAATACTAACAGTTTTCGGTTACAGTGAAGAACTGTACCAAGAAGAAGTAATATCAGAAGACCACTGGCAGCTAGCAAGGAGGTCAAGGTCGTTAAATCAATTGGATTAGCATTAGAATCGCTGGAGGCTACAATATAAAGGAAACTGGTGTATATTTTTATCACTGCGGTTTAATTGATATTGATGGGCATCAATTTTCGATATGTATGCCAAATAGAGCttcatatatacatattacTGAATTTATTGACAATTCTCAGTGAATCAAAACAATTTATGCCATCATgcgtatttattctttaaacagTAACCTTTAAATTTGTTAATCAACTACATGAAACCAACAACGGCAAGAAATTAGTGCtaagcaaatgataaaaaaactatttcaaaattAAGCTTCAGAATGAAGTCGTTAAAAATAGGTCatataactagactcttgttgcaaaagcaacaaaaaggtcttccgttcctcatgtattaatctgcacaaaaaatccagttatcttgtaaacagaaaatggatataatttatacattttgtcttttctcaaagtttgaatgttcaagtttttgttagttataatatctcgttgaaaaaagatttttgtctcgggaccggaaacgaacaaacggaagtgatttaaaaaatggaaagtAAATATTTTAGTGCATTTACCTACTgtacgttactgttcatcagattgagtaaaatgttaaaaaaaaagttaactgTTTAATACAACAAGTTCTATTGCTTGAACGCTTTGAGTAATACTAgtaaccggaagtgacgtacgaccaaatgaaacccgtttaacacatgttcaatcaatgtccattatctaaataagttttgtgtcttgatctatcacagtttctgagatcttgtgggtactttgtttttaaaatagaacAATAC
This genomic window from Magallana gigas chromosome 5, xbMagGiga1.1, whole genome shotgun sequence contains:
- the LOC105341984 gene encoding uncharacterized protein, coding for METKRIVTTIVLLQVLIDIITSETALCLNSKNAVYECCQDYKNISGKCEACIGSWGRDCGNDCSYGYYGHGCRKRCKCGYRQICDPKNGCVADNQAIDRAECKNKTTGENCQDYNSDDLANVKASSDSNANPIDLTTLTSLLAASGLLILLLLGTVLHCNRKLTKEKEPFKRCTDGQEDMIYNDIRESRMVENGGATSPSAYNLPPEFLGVTSPLKNDRTTKNQPNQSRALLTRPRTLGLNEYGHWYRGSDNYNHINFKNAKQLSSYSDVMTNDYEIFKPSTTSLKLK